A stretch of the Mycobacterium shigaense genome encodes the following:
- the pdxT gene encoding pyridoxal 5'-phosphate synthase glutaminase subunit PdxT: MSRPRIGVLALQGDTREHLAALREAGAESMPVRRRSEIEAIDGLVIPGGESTTMSHLLLDLDLLEPLRARLADGLPAYGACAGMILLASEILDAGAAGRQAVPLRGIDMTVRRNAFGRQVDSFEGDIAFAGLDSPVRAVFIRAPWVERVGAGVRVLASAAGHVVAVRQGSKLATAFHPEVTGDRRIHQLFVDIVTGVA, encoded by the coding sequence GTGAGCCGGCCCCGGATCGGGGTGCTGGCGCTGCAGGGCGATACCCGCGAGCACCTGGCGGCGCTGCGCGAAGCCGGGGCCGAGTCGATGCCGGTGCGCCGCCGTAGCGAGATCGAGGCGATCGACGGGCTGGTCATTCCCGGCGGCGAATCCACCACGATGAGCCACCTGCTGCTCGATCTGGACCTGCTGGAACCGCTGCGGGCAAGGCTGGCTGACGGGCTGCCCGCCTACGGCGCCTGCGCCGGCATGATCCTGCTGGCCAGCGAGATTCTCGATGCCGGTGCCGCCGGGCGTCAGGCCGTGCCGCTGCGCGGAATCGATATGACGGTGCGGCGCAACGCTTTTGGGCGGCAGGTCGACTCGTTCGAGGGCGATATCGCGTTCGCCGGCCTCGATTCCCCGGTGCGCGCGGTGTTCATCCGCGCGCCGTGGGTCGAGCGGGTCGGCGCGGGCGTGCGGGTGCTGGCCAGCGCCGCCGGCCACGTCGTGGCGGTGCGGCAGGGCTCGAAGCTGGCGACGGCGTTTCACCCGGAGGTGACCGGCGACCGTCGCATCCACCAGCTGTTCGTCGACATCGTCACCGGGGTGGCCTGA
- a CDS encoding YebC/PmpR family DNA-binding transcriptional regulator, protein MSGHSKWATTKHQKAVKDARRGKEFARLIKNIEVAARTGGGDPAGNPTLYDAIQKAKKTSVPNDNIERARKRGAGEEAGGADYQTIMYEGYGPNGVAVLIECLTDNRNRAAGEVRVAVTRNGGNMADPGSVSYLFTRKGVVTLEKNGLTEDDVLTAVLDAGAEDVNDLGESFEIISEPTDLVAVRTALQDAGIDYESAEASFQPSVSVPVDVDGARKVFKLVDALEDSDDVQNVWTNVDLSDEVLAALDEE, encoded by the coding sequence ATGAGCGGCCATTCCAAGTGGGCCACCACCAAGCACCAGAAGGCCGTCAAGGACGCGCGCCGCGGCAAGGAGTTCGCCCGGCTGATCAAGAACATCGAGGTCGCCGCCCGCACCGGCGGTGGTGACCCAGCCGGCAACCCGACGCTGTACGACGCCATCCAGAAGGCGAAGAAGACCTCGGTGCCCAACGACAACATCGAGCGCGCCCGCAAGCGCGGCGCGGGCGAGGAAGCCGGCGGCGCCGACTACCAGACCATCATGTACGAGGGCTACGGGCCCAACGGCGTCGCCGTGCTGATCGAGTGCCTGACCGACAACCGCAACCGTGCGGCCGGCGAGGTCCGGGTGGCGGTGACTCGCAACGGCGGCAACATGGCCGACCCGGGCTCGGTGTCCTACCTGTTCACCCGCAAGGGCGTCGTCACGCTGGAGAAGAATGGCCTGACCGAGGACGACGTGCTGACGGCAGTGCTGGACGCCGGCGCCGAGGACGTCAACGACCTGGGTGAGAGCTTCGAGATTATCTCCGAGCCGACCGACCTGGTGGCGGTCCGCACTGCGCTGCAGGACGCCGGCATCGACTACGAATCCGCCGAGGCCAGCTTCCAGCCGTCGGTCAGCGTGCCCGTCGACGTCGACGGCGCCCGCAAGGTGTTCAAGCTCGTCGACGCCCTGGAGGACAGCGACGACGTGCAGAACGTGTGGACCAACGTCGACCTGTCCGACGAGGTGCTCGCCGCCCTCGACGAGGAGTAG
- a CDS encoding polyamine aminopropyltransferase: protein MTSVDSPAPQGVRPTQTSARWRAVLLAAVAACAACGIVYELALLTLSASLNGGGIVATSLIVAGYIAALGAGALLVKPLLRYAAITFIAIEALLGIIGGLSAAALYVVFAFVDGSTWVLAISTAVIGGLVGAEVPLLMTLLQQGRTAGATDAGRTLANLNAADYLGALVGGLVWPFILLPQLGMIRGAAATGIINLVAAAVVAMFLLRRVVSTRQLVTALTALAAALALLVSLLVRSHDVETTSRQRLYADPIIAYRHTAYQEIVVTRRDNDTRLYLDGGLQFSTRDEYRYTESVVYPALGRPGGEGAHSVLVLGGGDGLAARELLRQPGVDKIVQVELDAAVIDIARTTLHEANGGALDNPRVDIVIDDAMNWLRAPHPEARPPGGFDAVIVDLPDPDTPVLGRLYSSEFYALVAHALAPGGLMLVQAGSPFSTLTAFWRTVSTIRSAGYAVTPYHVHVPTFGDWGFALAGRGDAPPTPTMPANAPPLRFLNQQVLQAATVFSADVGPRPLDPSTLDNPRIVEDMRHGYD from the coding sequence ATGACATCGGTCGACTCGCCGGCGCCACAGGGGGTCCGGCCGACGCAAACGTCGGCACGCTGGCGGGCCGTGTTGCTGGCGGCCGTCGCGGCGTGTGCGGCGTGCGGCATCGTGTACGAGTTGGCACTGCTGACGCTGTCGGCGAGCCTCAACGGCGGCGGCATCGTCGCCACCTCGCTGATCGTCGCGGGCTACATCGCGGCACTGGGCGCGGGCGCACTGCTAGTCAAGCCGTTATTGCGTTATGCGGCAATAACTTTCATTGCAATCGAGGCGCTGCTAGGCATCATCGGCGGACTGTCCGCGGCGGCACTGTATGTCGTGTTCGCGTTCGTCGACGGGTCGACCTGGGTGCTGGCGATCAGCACCGCCGTGATCGGCGGGCTGGTCGGCGCCGAGGTGCCGCTGCTGATGACGCTGCTGCAACAGGGGCGCACGGCGGGGGCCACCGATGCCGGCCGGACGCTGGCCAACCTCAACGCGGCCGACTACCTGGGCGCGCTGGTCGGCGGGCTGGTGTGGCCGTTCATTCTGCTGCCGCAGCTGGGGATGATCCGCGGCGCGGCAGCCACCGGCATCATCAACCTGGTCGCCGCGGCCGTCGTGGCGATGTTCTTGCTGCGACGCGTGGTATCGACCAGGCAGCTGGTGACGGCGCTGACCGCGCTCGCCGCCGCCCTCGCGCTGCTGGTCTCACTGCTGGTCCGCTCTCACGACGTCGAAACCACAAGTCGCCAAAGGCTTTACGCCGATCCGATTATCGCCTATCGGCACACCGCTTACCAGGAGATCGTGGTCACCCGCCGCGACAACGACACGCGCTTGTACCTCGACGGCGGTTTGCAGTTCTCCACCCGGGACGAATACCGCTACACCGAGAGCGTCGTCTACCCCGCGCTCGGCAGGCCAGGTGGGGAAGGCGCGCACTCGGTGCTGGTGCTCGGCGGCGGCGACGGCCTGGCCGCGCGAGAGTTGTTGCGCCAGCCCGGTGTCGACAAGATCGTGCAGGTCGAACTCGACGCCGCGGTGATCGACATCGCGCGCACCACCTTGCATGAAGCCAACGGCGGCGCGCTGGACAACCCGCGGGTCGACATCGTGATCGACGACGCGATGAACTGGTTGCGCGCCCCGCATCCGGAGGCGCGCCCACCGGGCGGCTTCGACGCCGTCATCGTCGATCTGCCCGACCCGGACACCCCGGTGCTGGGCCGGCTGTATTCGTCCGAGTTCTACGCGTTGGTCGCGCACGCGCTGGCGCCCGGCGGGCTGATGCTGGTGCAGGCGGGCAGCCCGTTCTCCACCTTGACGGCGTTCTGGCGCACGGTGTCGACGATCCGTTCGGCCGGTTACGCGGTCACGCCGTATCACGTGCACGTGCCCACCTTCGGCGATTGGGGTTTCGCGCTGGCCGGCCGCGGCGATGCCCCGCCGACCCCGACCATGCCCGCCAACGCGCCGCCGCTGCGCTTCCTCAACCAGCAGGTGTTGCAGGCCGCGACGGTGTTCTCCGCCGATGTCGGCCCCCGCCCGCTGGACCCGTCGACGCTGGACAACCCGCGCATCGTCGAGGACATGCGGCACGGGTACGACTAA
- a CDS encoding DUF350 domain-containing protein has translation MYLAFEIGNVDVNPVLKGVVATILYFVVGMGVLLIGFYMVDLLTPGKLRQLVFLDRRPNAVVVACAMYVSLTVVIVSAIANSYSQLGQGLLGVAVYGLMGVALLAVALLAVHVLIPGNFHEHVDDPALHPGSFAVAVMLLAVGFVTAAAVS, from the coding sequence GTGTACCTTGCCTTCGAGATCGGAAACGTCGACGTCAACCCAGTCCTCAAAGGCGTCGTCGCGACGATCCTGTATTTCGTTGTCGGCATGGGGGTCCTGCTGATCGGGTTCTACATGGTAGACCTGTTGACCCCCGGCAAGCTGCGCCAACTGGTTTTCCTCGATCGCCGCCCGAACGCCGTGGTCGTTGCGTGCGCGATGTACGTCTCGCTCACCGTCGTTATCGTCAGCGCGATCGCCAACTCGTATAGCCAGCTGGGCCAGGGGCTGTTGGGCGTGGCGGTCTACGGCCTGATGGGTGTGGCCCTGTTGGCCGTCGCGCTGCTGGCGGTTCACGTGCTGATTCCGGGCAACTTCCACGAGCACGTCGACGACCCGGCGCTGCATCCCGGGTCGTTCGCGGTGGCCGTGATGCTGCTGGCGGTGGGGTTTGTGACGGCCGCCGCGGTGTCATGA
- a CDS encoding DUF4247 domain-containing protein, giving the protein MSRNGLLILSGGLALAGIASLVFGIMLLNKDIASYIASNYKEYARDANGTRYVCSDTPDEVADSLADYQAPDARADNDNNEYLRYSNNIVIVGPDGNRPCTIRVETLSAGYNHGSFIFLGPGFGPGSPSSGSGGTPGGPGGTK; this is encoded by the coding sequence ATGAGCCGCAACGGCTTGCTCATTCTCTCCGGTGGCCTGGCGCTCGCCGGGATCGCGTCGTTGGTCTTCGGAATCATGTTGCTCAACAAGGACATTGCGTCCTACATCGCGAGCAACTACAAGGAGTATGCCCGCGACGCCAACGGAACGCGGTACGTGTGCAGCGACACCCCCGACGAGGTGGCCGACTCCCTCGCCGACTATCAGGCGCCCGACGCACGCGCCGACAACGACAATAATGAGTACCTGCGGTACAGCAACAACATCGTGATCGTCGGCCCGGACGGCAACCGCCCCTGCACCATCCGGGTCGAAACCTTGAGCGCCGGATACAACCACGGGTCGTTCATCTTCCTCGGCCCCGGGTTCGGCCCCGGCTCCCCGTCAAGCGGCTCCGGCGGAACCCCCGGCGGTCCCGGGGGGACCAAGTAA
- a CDS encoding DUF2617 family protein, with protein sequence MPLHRLAVAPADVSGTRLGLALNAPAPPPLASYLLEHPGGGALRLGVLGASHVVTVEHAAGRFSEQVSCTARKHGGPLPEHADAPGYRIESSTVMHDEEVFRQLAQRLRDECSTATGWLGGTFPGDDAALTVLAAEPDGTGWRWQTWHLYPAASGGVVVHTASRWHP encoded by the coding sequence GTGCCGCTCCATCGACTCGCCGTGGCTCCGGCGGACGTATCCGGAACACGACTCGGGCTGGCGCTCAATGCTCCGGCGCCCCCACCGCTGGCCAGCTACCTGCTGGAGCATCCCGGCGGCGGTGCGCTGCGGCTCGGGGTGCTGGGCGCCTCACACGTCGTCACGGTCGAACACGCCGCGGGTCGCTTCTCCGAACAGGTGTCATGCACCGCCCGCAAGCACGGCGGCCCGCTTCCGGAGCATGCGGACGCCCCAGGCTACCGCATCGAATCCAGCACGGTCATGCACGACGAGGAGGTGTTTCGCCAACTCGCGCAACGGCTTCGGGACGAGTGCAGCACCGCGACCGGCTGGCTGGGCGGTACGTTTCCCGGCGATGACGCCGCCCTGACCGTGCTGGCCGCCGAGCCCGACGGCACCGGCTGGCGCTGGCAGACCTGGCACCTGTACCCGGCGGCATCCGGCGGCGTGGTGGTGCACACGGCGAGCCGGTGGCACCCGTGA
- a CDS encoding DUF4178 domain-containing protein produces MGTLLVVLAAVLFVASIVVLVIALRRPKKSAQPGGRSDPLTFNAMPQFGPRQLGPGAIVSHGGIDYVVRGSVTYREGPFVWWEHLLEGGDQPLWFSVEDDDGRLKLALWVTRKDLTLQPGDRYVVDGVTFHESERGRSSYTSEGTTGLPPGGEMEFLDCTNADESALLSFERWAPDMPWEISTGKPVLPGELTVYPAPPPSAP; encoded by the coding sequence GTGGGAACACTGCTGGTGGTACTCGCCGCGGTGCTGTTCGTCGCGTCCATCGTGGTGCTCGTCATCGCTTTGCGGCGGCCCAAGAAATCGGCCCAGCCCGGCGGCCGGTCCGATCCGCTGACCTTCAACGCCATGCCGCAGTTCGGGCCGCGGCAACTGGGTCCGGGCGCGATCGTCAGCCACGGCGGCATCGACTACGTCGTCCGCGGTTCGGTGACGTATCGCGAGGGCCCGTTCGTCTGGTGGGAGCACCTGCTGGAAGGCGGCGATCAGCCGCTGTGGTTCAGCGTCGAGGACGACGACGGGCGCCTCAAGCTGGCGCTGTGGGTGACCCGCAAAGACCTCACGCTGCAGCCCGGCGACCGGTACGTGGTGGACGGCGTGACCTTCCACGAATCCGAGCGGGGCCGGTCCTCCTACACCAGCGAGGGCACGACCGGGCTGCCCCCCGGCGGCGAGATGGAATTCCTGGACTGCACCAACGCCGACGAGTCGGCACTGTTGTCGTTCGAGCGCTGGGCCCCCGACATGCCGTGGGAGATATCGACGGGCAAGCCCGTGCTGCCCGGCGAGCTCACCGTCTACCCCGCTCCTCCACCGTCAGCCCCCTAG
- the ruvC gene encoding crossover junction endodeoxyribonuclease RuvC: MRVMGVDPGLTRCGLSLVETGRGRSVVALDVDVVRTPSDAPLPMRLLAISDAVEHWLDTHRPDVVAIERVFSQHNVSTVMGTAQAGGVIALAAARRAVEVHFHTPSEVKAAVTGNGTADKAQVTAMITRILALQSKPTPADAADALALAICHCWRAPMLARMAAAEALAAKQRDAYAAKLKSAKVKAAR, translated from the coding sequence ATGCGCGTGATGGGCGTCGATCCCGGGCTGACCCGGTGCGGGCTGTCGCTGGTCGAGACCGGGCGCGGCCGCAGCGTGGTCGCGCTGGACGTCGACGTGGTGCGTACCCCGTCGGATGCGCCGCTGCCCATGCGGCTGCTGGCCATCAGCGACGCGGTCGAGCACTGGCTGGACACCCACCGGCCGGACGTCGTGGCCATCGAGCGGGTGTTCTCCCAGCACAACGTGTCGACGGTGATGGGCACCGCGCAGGCCGGCGGCGTGATCGCGCTGGCGGCTGCCCGGCGCGCGGTCGAGGTGCACTTCCACACGCCCAGCGAGGTCAAGGCAGCCGTCACCGGCAACGGCACCGCTGACAAGGCTCAGGTCACCGCGATGATCACCAGAATCCTTGCGCTGCAATCCAAACCGACGCCGGCCGACGCCGCCGACGCGCTGGCGCTGGCCATCTGCCACTGCTGGCGCGCGCCGATGCTGGCCCGGATGGCCGCCGCCGAGGCGCTGGCCGCTAAGCAACGCGACGCCTACGCGGCCAAGCTGAAGAGCGCAAAGGTCAAGGCCGCCCGATGA
- the ruvA gene encoding Holliday junction branch migration protein RuvA gives MISSIRGEVLEVALDHAVIEAGGVGYHVNATPSTLATLRHGSEARLVTAMIVREDSQTLYGFPDRDTRDLFLTLLSVSGVGPRLAMATLAVHDADSLRQALADGDVVALTRVPGIGKRSAERMVLELRDKIYATGTSAPAPAGASANGHAVRGPVVEALVGLGFAAKQAEDATDSVLAASREKGEQPTTSGALRAALSILGKAK, from the coding sequence ATGATCTCGTCGATACGCGGTGAAGTCCTCGAAGTGGCACTCGACCACGCGGTGATCGAGGCCGGCGGCGTCGGCTACCACGTCAACGCCACCCCCTCGACGCTGGCCACGTTGCGCCACGGCAGTGAAGCCCGGCTGGTCACCGCGATGATCGTGCGCGAGGATTCCCAGACGCTGTACGGATTTCCGGACCGCGACACCCGTGACCTGTTCTTGACGCTGCTCTCGGTGTCCGGCGTCGGGCCGCGGCTGGCCATGGCGACCCTGGCCGTGCACGACGCCGACTCGTTGCGCCAGGCGCTGGCCGACGGCGACGTCGTCGCGCTGACCCGGGTGCCCGGGATCGGCAAGCGCAGCGCCGAACGTATGGTGCTGGAGTTGCGCGACAAGATCTATGCCACCGGCACGTCCGCCCCGGCCCCGGCCGGCGCGAGCGCCAACGGCCACGCGGTGCGAGGCCCGGTGGTCGAGGCCCTGGTGGGTCTGGGCTTCGCAGCGAAGCAGGCCGAGGACGCTACCGACAGTGTGCTGGCCGCCAGCCGCGAAAAGGGTGAGCAGCCGACGACTTCCGGCGCGCTGCGCGCCGCCCTGTCGATACTGGGCAAGGCGAAATGA
- the ruvB gene encoding Holliday junction branch migration DNA helicase RuvB, whose product MSDYDDPDDYADRDLREVSGALTVGEGDVDVSLRPRSLGEFIGQARVREQLQLVIEGAKNRGGTPDHILLSGPPGLGKTSLAMIIAAELGSSLRVTSGPALERAGDLAAMLSNLVEHDVLFIDEIHRIARPAEEMLYLAMEDFRVDVVVGKGPGATSIPLDVAPFTLVGATTRSGALTGPLRDRFGFTAHMDFYEPSELERVLSRSAGILGIELGADAGAEIARRSRGTPRIANRLLRRVRDFAEVRADGVITRDVAKAALAVYDVDEFGLDRLDRAVLSALTRSFGGGPVGVSTLAVAVGEEAATVEEVCEPFLVRAGMVARTPRGRVATALAWTHLGLVPPAGVTGLSQPGLFE is encoded by the coding sequence ATGAGCGACTACGACGATCCCGACGACTACGCGGATCGCGACCTGCGCGAAGTTTCTGGGGCCCTGACCGTCGGCGAGGGCGATGTCGACGTCAGCCTGCGGCCCCGCTCACTGGGGGAGTTCATCGGCCAGGCCCGGGTGCGCGAGCAGTTGCAGTTGGTCATCGAGGGAGCCAAAAATCGCGGCGGCACACCGGATCACATCCTGTTGTCGGGACCGCCGGGGCTGGGCAAGACGTCGCTGGCGATGATCATCGCCGCCGAGCTGGGTTCCTCGCTGCGCGTGACGTCGGGGCCCGCGCTCGAGCGCGCCGGCGATCTGGCCGCGATGCTGTCCAACCTGGTCGAGCACGACGTGCTGTTCATCGATGAGATCCATCGCATCGCCCGGCCTGCCGAGGAGATGCTCTACCTCGCGATGGAGGACTTCCGGGTCGACGTGGTGGTGGGCAAAGGCCCTGGGGCGACGTCGATTCCGCTGGACGTCGCACCGTTCACCCTGGTCGGTGCGACCACCCGGTCGGGTGCGCTGACGGGACCGCTGCGTGACCGGTTCGGCTTCACCGCGCACATGGATTTCTACGAGCCGTCCGAACTCGAGCGGGTGCTGAGCCGGTCGGCCGGCATCCTCGGCATCGAGCTGGGCGCCGATGCCGGCGCCGAGATCGCCCGGCGCTCGCGCGGGACGCCCCGCATCGCCAACCGCCTGTTGCGCCGCGTGCGTGACTTCGCCGAGGTGCGGGCCGACGGTGTGATCACCCGGGACGTCGCCAAGGCGGCGCTGGCGGTCTACGACGTCGACGAGTTCGGCCTGGACCGGCTGGACCGGGCGGTGCTCTCGGCGCTGACCCGCAGCTTCGGCGGCGGCCCGGTCGGGGTTTCGACGCTGGCCGTCGCGGTCGGGGAGGAGGCTGCCACCGTCGAGGAAGTGTGCGAGCCGTTCCTAGTGCGTGCCGGCATGGTCGCCCGGACCCCGCGCGGCCGGGTGGCCACCGCGCTGGCCTGGACACACTTGGGCCTGGTTCCACCGGCCGGGGTCACCGGGCTGAGCCAGCCGGGGCTATTCGAATAG
- a CDS encoding DUF1304 domain-containing protein — protein sequence MIIAGLVFAALAALLHVYIFVMESLTWTSPRTRATFGTTPEEAETTRLLAFNQGFYNLFLAIASGIGVAAIGTGHRLVGATLVFAGVGSMAAAAVVLLLSAPDKARAAITQGTFPLIALVLLSLSLYS from the coding sequence ATGATCATCGCCGGGTTGGTGTTCGCCGCGTTGGCGGCGCTGCTGCACGTCTACATCTTCGTGATGGAGTCGTTGACCTGGACGTCGCCGCGCACTCGCGCGACGTTCGGCACCACGCCCGAGGAGGCCGAGACCACCCGGCTGCTGGCCTTCAACCAGGGCTTCTACAACCTGTTCCTCGCGATCGCCAGCGGAATCGGCGTCGCAGCGATCGGAACCGGACACCGGCTCGTCGGGGCCACCCTCGTCTTCGCCGGAGTCGGGTCGATGGCCGCCGCCGCGGTCGTCCTGCTGCTGTCGGCGCCGGACAAGGCGCGGGCGGCGATCACGCAGGGCACCTTCCCGTTGATCGCCCTCGTGCTGCTGAGCCTGAGCCTGTACTCGTAA